TAAACTCTCGCCCCAAGTGAGTGTCACATTGCCTTGCTTTAAGCCCTCAATTTTAAACAACACGCCTCGATAAAAAGATGCCCCACGGCGCAGAGGCCAAAGCAGGTGAGCATGAGCGCTGAATTTAAGTGAAGTGCCTTGCTGCTGAAGTGAAAAACCCTGCTTATTTGAAACTGTAAAATTTGGGAAAGGAACAACCACATAGTGAAATTTGCTGGCGTTAGGAAGGGCTTTAATTTCAAGTTCCAGTTCAATACTCGCATTTGCTGCATAACTAAACATACTCGCAACAAGCAGTAAGCAAACAGCTCTTAGCCATCGCACTAAACTAAACGCGTTAATAGCAAGTCCTTGCATATTCCATATCCTCAACTAGAAAAGGTATTTTCAATAACTTATTCAGTTAAGTGCAATTGTATTGCTTGAGCAAGGCCAATTAAGCGCGATGCTTCGAATTTAGCTCCATAACTTGCACTTTAAGTGAATCAACCGACTTATTGCCATCAACCGAAATCCGCTTCAACTGATAGGCGCTATGTCCATCCAATTGGGCGTTAATGCCATTCATAAAGGAGAAAGCCAAACGATAACCACATTCCTTAGCAAGCGCTTGGGTCTGCTCTGTAAAGCTGTCTGTGCGCCCTACTGGGTAGGCCAGCATCGATACCGATGTATTTAGTTTGCTCGCAATAAAATCGCGTGACTGAGTTAACTCTTCACGCTGCTGCTCTAAAGATAGGTGAGCTAAAATAGGATGACTACGAGTATGCGAACCAATGGTCATGCCTCCGTCAACCATCTCTTTCAACTGAGGCCAATTTGCAAACACGCTATGAGAGCTAGGCATTGGAGGCGCTTTACATTCAGCTTTTAACATCTCCAACTTTTCTTCCATCGAAAAGCTATGGTCTTCTTTAAAAGCATAAAGCAGTTTGCGAATATTTTGCGTTTGATTCTTTCCGCTTAAATCCACGGCACTAGACCAGTGATTTAGCTTTAAGGAACTAGACTGGCAATGCTTAACCAGCCATGCCACCTCATCCCACCAAGCAAAAATACCGCCATTGGTATATTCGGTTACCACAAAAAACACTGCACTAAGCTTATGTTTTACAAGCAGTGGGAAAGCATGCTGATAACTATCAATGTAACCATCGTCAAAGGTGATTAGAGCATAGGGTTTGTCAATTGCTTCACCTGAATCTAACAAGGCAATTAAACTGGCCTCATCTAATACTTCAAACTCTTTCTTATAAAACAATAAGTGCTGCTCAAATTGCTCAGCAGTACAACTAAACACATTGGGATCAAACTCGCTAAAGCGGGCGTCACCAATGCGATGATAATTAAATACATAAATGCCGGGTAAGCGCTGCTGCCAGCGCTTTTGAGAAACGCTACGCTTACCGAAAAAAAATTGCCGAATTTTGGCTCTACTCAGCATCCGTATGCTCATCTAAGGTTTTATAATTAGGCGCTTTAACCAAATAATCACGATACTGATTTGGATCACCCAACTCGCCCGCTTCTGCAGCCTTGGCCATGTTGTACATTTCTCGAGCTGAAACATAGTGCAATACGTAGTTTTCACCGTCGTTGTACTTACTTTCCAAGTAACTACACATATCGTCAAAAGGCTTACCTAATAAAGTAGGCATGTCGGCTTCTTGGGTGCCATGAGTGTGTATTTTAATAAAGCGCCACTCAGGTCTACCTTCAACATGGATGTTGGCGTTAACCCATAAATCAACACGATCTTTAGTTGGCATCATGCTGGTACGAATGTCGGAATTTTCGATTTGCGGGAAAATGCCTTTTTTGCGGGCTTTCCAATTTAGATCCAGTGGGCCATTTATTAGCATTAAATCGCCCCAAGTTTGCCCGCCTACTTTTACCATTTTGCCGGTATTGTGAGACTTCGGAGCATTGGGGTCATCTTTAGCGTAATAGATCGCGTTCACGGTAGCAGGCTGAGTAACACTTGGCGCCGATGGAAAGGTGTAGTCAACAAAACAGCCTGTTTCACGCAACACGATAAGCTCATCGTTTACGCCACATAATTTACCTTCTGGGTGAGAGTTGTCTAAGGTCCAGTTGCCGTGAATAAAGGCATACTGCAACTTCCCTGTTTCTTCACTGCGTACAAAAGCACCGTGTTTTTCATGCAATAACTCGGTAAAGCCTTCTAGAGTTTTACGTAAGTTGTCACTGGTATCGTCTTCGTGATGCAGGTGAACTTCAATTTCACCAAAACCGCGCGCACACAAATCGGCAACTTTAGCCAAATGCTCATAGCGATATTCTTCTTCAGGATAAAAAAACGAATGCTTAGGATGACAGCCATCAGCATCTTGGTGTTTACCTGCTACGTCTGGGTATTCGCTATGCCAACGCTCAACTCGAGCTCGTTCTTGCTCAAGGCTTATGTTTTTACCCCATTGCGGCTCATAGTGGTCAACAAAGCAAAACAAAACGTGGGTTGGGCCCTCAAATTTAGCCTTCGCTCTAAACTTCTGTTTTAAGTAATGAGGTAACCAAAGATGCATGTGCTTCTTGCGAATGATTAGGGTTACCGCTGCTACGCCAAGCAGTATAGGTACCAATAAAGCCGAAAAGATTATCACCGTGATGTCCTTTGCCATGTGCCTTGCACATTTTTAAACAAGAAAGAGTAGAAGCCTTTTAACAAAGCCATGTTCATTGAAACAAAAAAGGTTAGAAAAGCGATACTGCCGGGCACGCTTTTACCACGCTTACTACGACTATTACCCCATGCCGCCACCAAGTAACCAGCTAGTTGAACAGCTAACAAACTTGCGTATAAAGGCTTGGCCACCAGCACTAAGTTACAAGCTAAAGCGATAAGCATTAAATGCGGGGTAAACCAGCGTAAAACTTTGTGGCTTAAGTAAGCAAAAAAACGCGCACCTTGTAATGGGTTTAGCGCCCATAAGCAGTGAGTAAAAGCTTGGTAGTTGCCGGTGCCTATCCGTATTCGGCGTTTTTCTTCATCTTGCAGCGAGGGTGCAACTTCTTCAAAGGCGACTGCGTTTGGTTCATACAGCACTTTTTTACCAGCCTTCGATACGTTCATAACAATCATGAAGTCATCAACAATAGTATTGGCTGGTAACGCTTGGTACAACGGCTTTGCAATCGCGTAAATGGCACCATTAGCACCAAGCAGCGCACCTAAGCGAGATTCATGAAACTTGAGCATTTGCTCGTAGCGCCAGTAAATACCGTCTTTGTTATCTTCAGACTCTGAGTCAACCAAATGCAACTCACCACATACCGCGCCAATATCATCGCTATCAAAGTGCCTTACTAAATTTTCAATGGCATCCACTTCGAAATGAGTATTAGCATCAGACATCACCAAAATAGGGTCTTCGGCCAACTCAACCAGGTCGTTAAGTACGTTAATTTTGCCGCGATTTTGCTCAAAAATATGGGCTTTAAAATTACTGGCTTCTACTGCCTGTAAAATCTCCGCCGAACTATCGGTACTGCCGTCGGAGCCAATATGAATAGTAAGTTTATCTTTGGGGTAGCTAAGCTGCAGTAAGTTGTCTATCCGCTGCTGCAAGCATTGTTCTTCATTATAAGCGGCGATAATAATCGATACTGTTGGCCACTCTTTTGCCTCTAGCGAGCGACGCTCACGACGACGCCAAAGGTAGCGAGTATCGCGGACGGCCTGCTTAATACCGCTAACCATTAACAATACGATGGGATAAACAGCATAACTGTAAGCAATTAAGCCCACCGCTATCCAAAATAACAATTCCATTTACTGCTCCACCTCAGCTGGCTTACGACGATAGGCTTTTGCCGGTATACCCAACATGGTTGCGCCCTCTTCTGCAGATTTTGTTAACACCGCATTAGCGCCAATTTTCACTTGATCGGCCACTTCTAAATCACCAATAATTTTAGCGCCCGCGCCCACAAACAAATTTGAGCCTAAGCGTGGTGATTTACCTTTCTCGTCACCAATTACAACGCCACTTTCTAAAGTAATGTTACTGCCGCCCTTTACCTTAGAATTAATCACAATGCCTACTGGGTGCATAATCACAAAACCTGGGCCAAACTCTGCACCCGAGCCAATCACACAAGCATTTAGAAACTTATTCAACCACTGGAAAAAATAGGCCAACAAACCTAAGTTATGATTGGCACACCAGCGCATCCAGCGATAGATAATATTGGCACTAGAACCGTCAGCCATCACAATCCTCAGCATGCTTACAGACGCTCCATCTAATCTGAAGATTTCTTGCTTACGACGAAAATCAGCTTTGATATTTTCCATTATTTCACCAAAGTTAACAGTTGCTCGGCATTATGACGCCACTGCCTTTCACGCTCGATATAAGCTCTAGCCTGCTGACCAACCTGCTGCTGTTGCTCCACTTGAGAAGAGAGGCTAAGTACCTTTTCTACACAAGATTCACGATCGTTTGCTTTAAATAACCAACTGGTTTCACCGTCGGCGACCACTTCGGCAATCGGGGTAAAATCAGGGGCTACCATACCTTTGCCCATTGCCATAAATTCAAACAACTTCATTGGTGAGCCGTAGTCATTTGAGTCTGGCAAAATGCCAAAGTCCATGGCCGATAAATAAGTCGGTACTTGGTCGTGAGCAACTCTGCCAGGCATAATAATTTGCTGCTCTGCGCCAGCATCAGCAATACGTTGCTTAATGCTTTGGTAACACACACCATCACCCACCAATAACAAAACGATATTAGGGTAATCTTTTAAACGCTCTGCTATTAGATCAACAAACCAGTCGATACCATGCCAATGTACAAAAGCCCCAACGTAGCCAACAACAACTTTGTCTTCTACCTCTAGCTTTTGGCGTAGCGCTAAAGCAGCAGCATCATCAATAATAAACTGGTCTAAATCGGCAGCGTTTGGCGAGATAACAGAAGGGGCAATATTTGGGTAAGCATCTTGGGCCACTTGCTGAAAACGGCTAGATATAAATACTAAGCCAGTGGCATTACTAAATATCCACTTTTCGATTGAACGAGCAAAGCGCTGGAAAAATAACTCGCGAACTCGATGTACTAAACATGAATCGTTAATCTCCAACACAATTGGGATATTATGACGTTTCGCCCACCACACACTGGCAAACATAAACAATGAATAGCGCTCGTAAACAAACTCTATTTGTTGCTCTTTAACCGCTTTACGTAAACGCCACCAAGCCAGCACATTAAAGGCCAGCTCAAATAGCTCAAACACAAACTCTGGCGTATGTTTAGTTAACTCAGCTAGGCGAGAAAACAAGCTTTTCTTAGCGGCAGGTTTCTCTGCTTGCTGCTGTTGCGGTTTCGATGTAACTAGCTCTTCTTCCGGATCCGCGCCAGGCAAGGACAAAATGCTTACTTTATGGCCAAGTTCACGTAGTCCTTTTACCACACCACGAATATGCACACCTTCGGCACCTCGGCCACGTGTTCGATGGTGGAACAAAATGTTCATTTAACTCAGCTCTCCAATGCTTTAAGTTCAAAACCTTGCGCTTGCCACTGAGGAATTAATTCCGCTAAAGCGTCAATGCAAAGGTTGTTGTCATCATGAAATAGAATAATGTCGCCAGCACTTACCGGCTGCTCGTTAAAGCGCTTAATCAGTGTGACGCTAGGCTCTTTTTTGTAATCTAAGGAGTCTCGGCTCCAATGCACTGCGGTCATCCCACGACGAACTAAATAAGCCAGTAACGAACTACTCCAACGCCCTTGCGGGGAGCGAAATAAACGACATGGCTTTTGAGTAAGGCTTTGAATTGCGCTGTTGGTTTGCTCGATTTGCAACTTGCGCTCAGCAGCACTGATATGATCAAAACGCGGGTGATTATAAGAATGATTGGCTAGGCTATGACCTTGCTCGGCAATTTGACGGGTTAACTCTGGAAATTTCTCAGCTCGCGCGCCTAATACAAAGAACGTGGCTTTAGCTTGATGCTTGGCCAGTAAAGCCAATAAAGCAGTAGTGAACTCTGGATAAGGTCCATCATCAAAGGTTAAATAAAGCGCAGCCTCTCGAGGGCTTCTTTTGATTAGAAACCAACTATCAGGCAGAACTTTACTACGTATAAGATATTTGATCTTATTCAACATTAACTACAAATCCATTTGCGCCAATACTAAGAGCTTAAGCAAGCTTGATAGTGTAACAAAATACCCGCTTAGCCCCAGCAAATAATTAACTTATCTTTCAAACTTCACCATTTTTCAACATCGACAAAAACTGCTGTTGATTAAGTGACCAGGAAAACTTGCTCGCATGTTGCTTAATGGCTTGCTTGTCCCACTGTTTTTCTAATATCAGTTCTAGCCCTTCAGCCACCGCCGATGAGCTCTGCGGCGGAATAATTACACCACAACAGTTAGTATCCATTACCTCGGGAATGCCGCCCACCTCTGTGGCTAATACCGGTGTGCCCGCAGCCATGGCTTCTAATACAACGTTAGGCACCCCCTCTGCGTAGCTAGGCAAAGCGAGAAGTTTTGCATTACCAATCCAAGCGGGCAGCTCGGCGTGTGCTACCGAGCCCAAGAATGTCACTCGCTCAGCCAAACCATCGGCTTTCGCTTGTTGCTCAATAGCTGCTCGCTTAACCCCGGTGCCCGCATAGACAAGCTTTAGCTGGGGATGTTCAGCTGCAATGCTAGCAAAGCCTTGATAGAGCTCTACTACGCCTTTATCTGGTTTCAGGTTGCCCACATATAAGATGTAATCTTGGGCGATAGGTTTGTTACTTTCACCACCAAACTTTTGATGGTCTACCCCATTGTAAATGACCGACACTTTCGAGGGCTCAATTCCTAGAAGTTGCATTTCATTGGCTAAAGCCTGTGATACAGAAAGTATGCCCAAAGCATTTTGACTAGCTTGTTTAATTTGCTTGGCGCGAGCCGGATCTTTCGCCAGCTGGTTGATATCACTACCATGCACCTTAAAGAAAAAGCGCGCTTTAAATAACTTAGCTAACCAGCTTGTCGCAACCGCTTCAGGAAAGGCCCAACTAGCCAAAAGCACCTTGGCCTGTTTACGCTTGAGCCAAAGGCCCGAATGCAACAGCAAGGACAAATACATCATCACACTATAAAAACGTCGTCCCACTTTTGGCGTGTAAAAATAAGGCACATAACGCCGCTCTGGTGATTGCTTAATTTGCTTGCGATGCTTAAACCATTCAGGAAAAGCTACCGGAATAAGCAGGCTCAATTGATACTCATCTTTTAACAACTCAAATTGCTGATGATTAAACTTGGCGCGATTAGGCTCCCAAGGTAAAGGATATAAATTGGTGACAATCACCATTGCTGGCTTAGACTTCACAAATAGTTACTCTATGTTTACCACTGGCGGTAAGCGGAATATCATCCACCAGCTCAAAGTTAAGCCTAAGTTCGCCATTACTGTACTTGTTTATCTCATCACTGATGGCAGCTTTATCCGCATCGCTAAATTGCTCGTTGGCCACTATTTTTAGGGTGACTTGCTCGATCTGCTGTTGAACTACCTGAAAGCGCGAAATGCCGACAAACTCTTTAAATAGATGGGGGAACAACTCGCCAGGAATGCTGCCGCCCGAAGGTGTTTTAATAATGTCTAACTTACGTCCATCAATACTCGACATAATTGGCAGTGGGTTGCCACAGCTACAGGCCTGCAAGTTAATGGTTGCTTGGTCGCCGTTTACATAACGAATCAAGGGCATACCGTAATTGTAAAGATCGGTGACTAAGAGGTCGCCGCTGGTTTCTGTTACCACTTGACCTTGGCTATCAATGGTTTCAATGACCAGATGGTCGATGTTCATATGCAGGTTGCGCTGCTCTTGGCAGTCTGCAGCCATCAACATGAATTCTCGGCAACCAAAAGTGTTATACACCGGGGTGTTGAAGGCTTTTTCTATTTCTTCTCGCTGAAAATCATGCAAAGGCTCAGCCCCGGTTAAAATAGTACTGGGGCGCCACACTTTTATTCCCTTGTCATTAATATAACGAGCCAGCTCATAAAGAGGATTTACATAAGACACCATGGCTGCTGGTTTGTAAGCATTAATGTCATCAACATACTCTTGTTTGTTATCTTGAGTCATTGCAAAGGAGTTGAGCATTTTTCGATTATAAAAGCCGTGGTAAAGCGCATTTTTAATGGTTTTAAAGCGCGATGGCTGTCCTAAGTCTGCTCCCCATAAGTACAAGGTCTTTTGGCCTAATCCAGCGCCTAACCAACCATAACCTCGCCACATCACTGCTTCTCGGCGAGTATTACTGTTAAGGTCTAGCTCAAAGTGAAACGGCTGTCCGGTAGAGCCACCGGTAGACTTACGAATGTTGTTGGGATGCTTGCTCGAAACAAACTCCGCATAGTACTGCTTAATATCGTTTTTGGTGACTATCGGTAAAGCCTCAAAGTCACTCATGTTGGTAATATCACGCGGATCTTTAATGCCAGCCTCGGCCCAAACTCGAGGATAGTACTGAGTATTTTGATAGGCATGCTGCAAAAGCTTTTGTAATTCTTGCCATTGATGAGCTAACAACTGCTCTTTAGTCCAAGAAAGGCGCTGCTCGTAAGCACCTAAATGCTTTAACAAGTCTTTGCCTTTAATCGCCTCGTAAGCGGGCATTAAGCAGCTTCGTAAAAAAGATGGGTAAATGGCCATCGTTGACTTCCATATCCGTATGATAACTAATGTGTGTAAGGCTCTGCGTATTGAACAGACAAGTTGCTTGCTCGCTTTCTCAAGCGCTGTTATTTACTCTGTTTAATGAAACACCTTTGCTGCTTACCCTAACATTTAAGTAAACAACAAACATCTACTACAGGGCTAGCACAAGGCTTCATTAATCAAGCAATTCCTTTTACTTAGGCTCTATAGTAACGCTAAACAGGCGTGAATTTAAACGCCAAGATTACTACTAATTTGTTGTTTTATACGTTAGCCTAATCAGCATTGAGCTTGGTGGTGCAGTGTTAAGGAAAACGCGATATGGACATCGGTCCAGTGACTATTGTGGCGAAAGGTAGTGCGCTTGTTTATCAAGTTGATTTCGACCTCAAAGGAAGCCATCAACAACTTTGGTTTGAAGTAGATAATTTAGCCCAACACGAGCTGTCTAATAGTAGCGATACTGCCTTGCTTGCTTTATTGCTCCCCGCAATGTTAGCCAATGAGAACATTCATATAAAAGGCAGCGTGTCTGAACGTTTGCTATTTAGTTTAAATGGCGCCTACCAAACCATTTTATGCCAAACCATTCCTTATTTGCGGCGAGTAAGCATTAGCGCCGAGCTCAGCAATACTGAAAGCTCAGCAGCTAAGGGCGTTATCACTGGCTTTTCTGCGGGTGTCGATTCGTTTTGTACCATTACTGACTACTTTTCTGACAGCACGCCTAAAGCGCTAAAAATTACTCACCTTCTATATAATAATGTGGGTTCTCACGGCCCGGGCAAAGAGCGTTTGTTTAAAGAGCGCTATCAACAATTAAAAGAGACTGCCGATATTTGGCAGCTCCCGTTCATTACCGTTAACTCCAACATGAACGATTTCTACGGCCGTAGTTTAGATTTTCAACTTACTCACACACTGCGAAATGCTGCAATCCCAATGTTGTTCCAACAATTCATTGGTCACTTTTTATATTCATCAGCCTACAGCTACCAAGATTTGTTTGTTGGCGAGAGCTACGACATGGCCTATAGCGATGCTTTTAGCATGCCGCTGTTGGCGAGCGAAAGCTTGCAATGCCACTCTGTGGGAAGTGAGCACACACGCGTTGAGAAAACCCTGCGCATTAGCAACAACTCAGATTCCTACAAGGTGTTGGATGTATGTGTTAAAGGCGATAGAGCCGGCAATTGCTCACACTGCGATAAGTGCTTGCGCACCTTATTAACCTTAGATTTGGCCGGTAAACTTGAGTTCTATAAAGACAGCTTTGATTTCGAGGTATACCAGCAGCACAAGCAAACATTCATAAATGAAGTTCTGATTAGCGACGATCCACTGTTAAAAGAAATAGTCGTTTGGGCCAAACAGCGAGGGTATCACTTTGCTGCTCATCACTACCTATCGGCCAGTATGTTGTGTCTCAAACGTTTACCCGCCAAAGTCTTTTTACTGCTTAAAAATCAGCTGAAAAAACTGTTGTCTAGCTTAGGTTTATATCATCCCAAGCAATATCACTAATACGTTCTACGCGAGCCAAAAGCCTTAACATGACCAAAGATTCTAAGCTAAAAAACCAAGTTCTATCTTCTTTAAAATGGGTAGCCATGGGGAAAATTGTTACCCAAATACTGCGCTGGGCCATGACCTTTTGGGTCATTCGCTTATTAAGTCCTGATGATTATGGCCTTGTTGCTATGTCAGACGTACTGTTTGGTTTTCTTAACTTATTGCTAGGCTCGTTATTTGCCTCATCAATTATTCAAGAGAAGAACCTAACCAAGCAAAGTTTAAAGCAGTTATTTGGCGCCATTATTCTTAGCCACATTGGCTTTTTTGCACTGCAATACTCGCTGGCTGATTTAGCCGGCAGTTATTACCAATCAGACATAGTTAGCCAAATTCTAAAGGTGAATGCTTGGTGCTTTATCATCCTCGCCTTGGAAGTGATTCCAGCCGCCTTACTGGCAAAAAATATGGAGTTTAAGCGAGTCTCTATTATTGCTGCTATCTCTAACATCGTAGCGGCCGTTTCAACCTTAGTGATGGCTTATCTAGGCTATGGATTTTGGTCCTTGGTCATTGGTGAAATCATTTTTATAAGCTTACGTGCGGTGCTTACCTTTGCAGCTAAGCCGATTAACTTCCTGCCCAGCTTTAAGATAAACGATATAACCGCGATGCTTAAGTTCGGCGGTATGTTGTCTATTCAATCGGTATTATTTTACGTATTCATGCATATGGACGTGGCAATTGCCGGTAGGATAATGACGCCCACCGAGGTGGGCCTATATGCCATTGGCTTGCAGGTAGCGTTAATGCCGCAGAAAAAGATTATGCCCTTACTTAGACAAGTGGCCTTCCCGGCATTTTCTCAAATACAAGATCAACCAAAGCTCATCGCCAACTATGTACTGAAGGCACAACGTTTATGCATCAGCTTAACCTTGCCCATTTTTTGGGGTTTAGCGTCGGTAACAGACCTGGTGATTCCTCTACTACTGGGCGAGAAATGGTTAGGCGCGGTAATTCCCACCACAATCATGTTAATGATTATGCCGCTTCGCTTTAGTGAAGAGTTGTTTAATCCCGCGCTGAAAAGCTTGAAGAAAGTGAACCACATGCTGGTGAACTTATGCTTTATGGTTGTAATCATGTTTATCAGCATTGTGGTAGCGGCTCGCTACGGTGCCACTGGCCTAGCCTTGGCGTGGTTGTGTGGTTTTCCGATTGCTTACTTAATCGTAGCTTGGCGAAACAGCCAAACCTTAAACACCCAATTCAGTCAGTTTGTTAAATTACTGCTGGCTCCAATGCTATCGGGTGCAGCAATGTTTGCGGTGGTTTATGGCGCTAAAACATTCGTTGAAGCAGACATCGCAATAGCTCTGCTGCTGCAAATCACCCTAGGCGGAATCACCTATCTAGGCTTGATGATGCTATTAGACAGAGCCTCAATTAAAGAAGTGCTTAGCATGCTAAAGCGCAGCAAGTAAGCACTTTAAGTATTACTTTGAGCCCCTAAGTGGGCTCAAAGCAGCTTTAATAAGCGCTTTGAGCATTAGCCAAACGGTAGCGCGAGAGAACTTCAAACTTAAAGACTGTGACAAGGCTTTGAAGGCGGCAAGGCATTGCTCATTCCATAACAAGTCTTTACCCCAATCTAAGTAGATCTTCGC
This genomic stretch from Agarivorans sp. Alg241-V36 harbors:
- a CDS encoding polysaccharide deacetylase family protein, producing the protein MLNKIKYLIRSKVLPDSWFLIKRSPREAALYLTFDDGPYPEFTTALLALLAKHQAKATFFVLGARAEKFPELTRQIAEQGHSLANHSYNHPRFDHISAAERKLQIEQTNSAIQSLTQKPCRLFRSPQGRWSSSLLAYLVRRGMTAVHWSRDSLDYKKEPSVTLIKRFNEQPVSAGDIILFHDDNNLCIDALAELIPQWQAQGFELKALES
- a CDS encoding lipopolysaccharide biosynthesis protein — its product is MTKDSKLKNQVLSSLKWVAMGKIVTQILRWAMTFWVIRLLSPDDYGLVAMSDVLFGFLNLLLGSLFASSIIQEKNLTKQSLKQLFGAIILSHIGFFALQYSLADLAGSYYQSDIVSQILKVNAWCFIILALEVIPAALLAKNMEFKRVSIIAAISNIVAAVSTLVMAYLGYGFWSLVIGEIIFISLRAVLTFAAKPINFLPSFKINDITAMLKFGGMLSIQSVLFYVFMHMDVAIAGRIMTPTEVGLYAIGLQVALMPQKKIMPLLRQVAFPAFSQIQDQPKLIANYVLKAQRLCISLTLPIFWGLASVTDLVIPLLLGEKWLGAVIPTTIMLMIMPLRFSEELFNPALKSLKKVNHMLVNLCFMVVIMFISIVVAARYGATGLALAWLCGFPIAYLIVAWRNSQTLNTQFSQFVKLLLAPMLSGAAMFAVVYGAKTFVEADIAIALLLQITLGGITYLGLMMLLDRASIKEVLSMLKRSK
- a CDS encoding glycosyltransferase family 4 protein — its product is MNILFHHRTRGRGAEGVHIRGVVKGLRELGHKVSILSLPGADPEEELVTSKPQQQQAEKPAAKKSLFSRLAELTKHTPEFVFELFELAFNVLAWWRLRKAVKEQQIEFVYERYSLFMFASVWWAKRHNIPIVLEINDSCLVHRVRELFFQRFARSIEKWIFSNATGLVFISSRFQQVAQDAYPNIAPSVISPNAADLDQFIIDDAAALALRQKLEVEDKVVVGYVGAFVHWHGIDWFVDLIAERLKDYPNIVLLLVGDGVCYQSIKQRIADAGAEQQIIMPGRVAHDQVPTYLSAMDFGILPDSNDYGSPMKLFEFMAMGKGMVAPDFTPIAEVVADGETSWLFKANDRESCVEKVLSLSSQVEQQQQVGQQARAYIERERQWRHNAEQLLTLVK
- a CDS encoding serine O-acetyltransferase — encoded protein: MENIKADFRRKQEIFRLDGASVSMLRIVMADGSSANIIYRWMRWCANHNLGLLAYFFQWLNKFLNACVIGSGAEFGPGFVIMHPVGIVINSKVKGGSNITLESGVVIGDEKGKSPRLGSNLFVGAGAKIIGDLEVADQVKIGANAVLTKSAEEGATMLGIPAKAYRRKPAEVEQ
- a CDS encoding phenylacetate--CoA ligase family protein; its protein translation is MAIYPSFLRSCLMPAYEAIKGKDLLKHLGAYEQRLSWTKEQLLAHQWQELQKLLQHAYQNTQYYPRVWAEAGIKDPRDITNMSDFEALPIVTKNDIKQYYAEFVSSKHPNNIRKSTGGSTGQPFHFELDLNSNTRREAVMWRGYGWLGAGLGQKTLYLWGADLGQPSRFKTIKNALYHGFYNRKMLNSFAMTQDNKQEYVDDINAYKPAAMVSYVNPLYELARYINDKGIKVWRPSTILTGAEPLHDFQREEIEKAFNTPVYNTFGCREFMLMAADCQEQRNLHMNIDHLVIETIDSQGQVVTETSGDLLVTDLYNYGMPLIRYVNGDQATINLQACSCGNPLPIMSSIDGRKLDIIKTPSGGSIPGELFPHLFKEFVGISRFQVVQQQIEQVTLKIVANEQFSDADKAAISDEINKYSNGELRLNFELVDDIPLTASGKHRVTICEV
- a CDS encoding polysaccharide deacetylase family protein, with the translated sequence MLSRAKIRQFFFGKRSVSQKRWQQRLPGIYVFNYHRIGDARFSEFDPNVFSCTAEQFEQHLLFYKKEFEVLDEASLIALLDSGEAIDKPYALITFDDGYIDSYQHAFPLLVKHKLSAVFFVVTEYTNGGIFAWWDEVAWLVKHCQSSSLKLNHWSSAVDLSGKNQTQNIRKLLYAFKEDHSFSMEEKLEMLKAECKAPPMPSSHSVFANWPQLKEMVDGGMTIGSHTRSHPILAHLSLEQQREELTQSRDFIASKLNTSVSMLAYPVGRTDSFTEQTQALAKECGYRLAFSFMNGINAQLDGHSAYQLKRISVDGNKSVDSLKVQVMELNSKHRA
- a CDS encoding glycosyltransferase family 2 protein, which gives rise to MELLFWIAVGLIAYSYAVYPIVLLMVSGIKQAVRDTRYLWRRRERRSLEAKEWPTVSIIIAAYNEEQCLQQRIDNLLQLSYPKDKLTIHIGSDGSTDSSAEILQAVEASNFKAHIFEQNRGKINVLNDLVELAEDPILVMSDANTHFEVDAIENLVRHFDSDDIGAVCGELHLVDSESEDNKDGIYWRYEQMLKFHESRLGALLGANGAIYAIAKPLYQALPANTIVDDFMIVMNVSKAGKKVLYEPNAVAFEEVAPSLQDEEKRRIRIGTGNYQAFTHCLWALNPLQGARFFAYLSHKVLRWFTPHLMLIALACNLVLVAKPLYASLLAVQLAGYLVAAWGNSRSKRGKSVPGSIAFLTFFVSMNMALLKGFYSFLFKNVQGTWQRTSR
- a CDS encoding glycosyltransferase; translated protein: MKSKPAMVIVTNLYPLPWEPNRAKFNHQQFELLKDEYQLSLLIPVAFPEWFKHRKQIKQSPERRYVPYFYTPKVGRRFYSVMMYLSLLLHSGLWLKRKQAKVLLASWAFPEAVATSWLAKLFKARFFFKVHGSDINQLAKDPARAKQIKQASQNALGILSVSQALANEMQLLGIEPSKVSVIYNGVDHQKFGGESNKPIAQDYILYVGNLKPDKGVVELYQGFASIAAEHPQLKLVYAGTGVKRAAIEQQAKADGLAERVTFLGSVAHAELPAWIGNAKLLALPSYAEGVPNVVLEAMAAGTPVLATEVGGIPEVMDTNCCGVIIPPQSSSAVAEGLELILEKQWDKQAIKQHASKFSWSLNQQQFLSMLKNGEV